Part of the Ignavibacterium album JCM 16511 genome, CTTCAGGTTTTAATTCTGATGTTCCAACTTCGAAGAAGATATCATTTGCTGAATCAATCATTTCAATTCTTAATCCCTCTTTTGCAATTTCTATTTTAACCTGATCAGCAAGCTTTTCAAACTCAGGTGTATTCTTCAGTTGATTTATTATTTCATTTCCCATTGATTCAAGCTGCTTCTCTTCCTCTTCTCTCATTTTCCGTTTAATAAAAGCTGAATCGATAATACTCGGCAAATCAGATTTACCCTCAATGATTGATCTCATTTTATCAGAAAATCCAACAGGATCTTTGAAGTATCCAGCAACATTCTGCACAACTTTTTCATCCTGACCCAAAATCCACAGCACGATAAATAAAGCCATCATTGCAGTTACAAAATCTGCATAAGCAACTTTCCAGGCGCCACCGTGATGTCCGTGACCCTTATGAACCTTCTTGACTATTATCGGAGTTTCCTGATCCTGAGGCATTACTTATCACTCTTTCCACGAATATAATTTTCAAGTTCCTGAAATGATGGTCTGTAATCACTGAAAATAGTTCTTCTCGCAATTTCAACTGCAATTATCGGAGGATTTCCTTTTGCATAAGCAACTATGCAAGCTTTTATTGTTTCAAGATATCGTTTTTCAAGTTCGTGCTGAAGTTCAAGGTTTGTAGCAATTGGATTCACAAAACCATAAGCCATCAGTACGCCGAGAAATGTTCCAACCAGAGCTGCAGCAACATGCATTCCTACAGTTGCAGCACCTTCATCAATTGAACTCATAGTTACTATGATTCCGAGAACTGCAGCAACTATACCAAGTCCCGGAAAAGAATCCCCAACTTTAGAAATAGCATTAACAACAGGTTTGGATTCCATCTCAAAAGTTTCGATTTCGGCATCAATCAAAGCTTCTAGCTCGTGAGGAGGAACACCACCCGAGAGCATAACTTTCATTGTATCTGAAAAGAAAGTTGAAGCGTGATGATTATTGATAAAGGTTTTGCTGAGTGAAAGGATTTCACTGTCTTTCGGACTTTCAACATGTTTTTCAATGGCAAGCAAGCCATCTCTTTGTGCCAATAAAAACAAATCATTAAATGATTTCAGTAATTCAAGATAATCCTGTTTTGTGAAGTTAACACCTTTGATAAGATGAGGAATAGAACCAAAGATTTTTTTAATTACACTCAGCGGCGAAGCAATAAGCAAACTTCCGAGTGCGGCACCTATGATGGTTACAAATTCCGCTGGCTGTATCAGTAATGCAATATTTCCGTGCGCCATTGTAAAGCCACCAAGCACAGCACCAAGAACTACAACTATTCCTATAATAACGAACATAAATTAGTCTCCATCGAATGAAAAAGTTTTTCTTTCAATTAAAGAAATTATTTCATCTGTCTGATTCTTTATATAATTCCAGTCAATCTTTTCAGAGTTCAATGCGAGTTCAATCATTCTGCTTATTTCCGTTACTTCAGGAAAACCCATTGATGCAGATACTCCTTTAAGTTCATGAAAAATATTTCCAACTGCATATTTATCGCGTTCAGCAATCGCTTTGTTGATTTGAATTTCTTTCTGCGGAAATGCTTTTATATAAATTTTCTTAAGTTCATCAATAGTGTTATCAACAATCAGTTCGTTCGATTTAGTTTTATGACTAAGTTTTCTTTTTGTAAATTCTTCTATTGATTTAATCAGCGTGTCTTCATCAATTGGTTTTGTAATTACCTTATCTGCACCAGCTTCGAGACAAGCGAATAAATTAGTTTTATTACTATTACCGCTTATAACGATAACGGGAATTTTTTTCAGTTCATCAATAATTTTTATTACCTGAAGCATTTTGATACCGTCAAGATTCGGCATCAGAATGTCAAGTAAAATGATATCGGGTTTTGTTGTAAGAGATTTCTGAATTCCGTCAAGACCGTCTATACTTGTAATAATATTACACTGATAATCAGAAAAAAGTTTTGTCAATGAACTCCTGGTTAAATCGGAATCATCAACAATCAGAATATTTATGGGTTTATTATTCATTTCAGATTTTTTTGATTTTCAATCCTTTAATTTCAGATGGCTTATCTTTTATTTTGTTGAGCGCATCTTTTGTATTTTCTTTTACGCGGTCGAGCACTTCCTTTCTTACTATCTGAACATCTCTTGGTGCTTCAATTCCCAGTTTCACCTGATTATCGGAAATAGAAATAATTTTTATAGTAATTTCCCCATCAATATTTATTTCGTCGTTCAGTTTCCTCGTTAGAATCAGCATAGCTTAGCTCTCTACAAAAAGTTTGTAATTTATCGGATATTTATCAGTGTCTATAATTTTCTGGAAACCGGTTTTTTTATCCTGATTTATATAAACCGGAGCTTTAAGGTTGGCAGTAATTTGAAGAGGATCTTTATTAAGTGTAACGATTGCAAATGCTTCATAGTTTTCTTCTTCAGGAAAACTTTCGTCAATTATTCTGGTTCCAACTAACGGAAAGCAGATCTCAGGTCTGTCAACCGAGGTTAACCAATAGAATAAATCATCATCAGTTTTAATGAGCAGATATTTTTTTAATTGTTCAAATCCGTAAAGACCTTCTTTGAAATTCAGTATCAGGTCTTCAGAAAATTCTATTTCACCGAATTGGTCTGTTTTTAGTTTCATAATCTTTCTTATTTAATTATTACTATGTCCACTCTTCTGTTTGAAGCTCTTCCGTAAGGTGTATCATTGGATTCAATCGGTTTGTATTCAGCATAACCAACAATTGATACTTTATCAGGATTTACACCTTCTTCCTTAATTAGATAATAAGCTGTATTCAGAGCTCTTGCAACTGATAAGTGCCAGTTTGAAGGAAATGCAGTTGAATTTATAGGAATATTGTCTGTATGACCTTCCACTCTGATATCATTAGGCAATTTTTTAATAATATCGGCAACTCTTTTAAGAACAAGTTTGGAAGTACTTTTCAATTCAGCTGAACCCGAAGGAAAAACGATATCTTCAAGAATATGAATTGTAATTCCTCTTTCATTCTCTTCCATTCTGATTGACTTTGAATAACCATTTTCCGAAATAAGTTGAGTAATGTCATTCTTTAATTTATCTAATGGAGTTGAAATTACTTTTTCCGGCATCGCATCAATTTTAACTTTTGCAACTTCAGTTCCAAATACATTACCAAAAGCACTTAGCATCTTTTCATATTTCTGAATATCCAGATTTGATGCTGTGTAAAGTAAAATAAAAAGACCCAACAGCAAAGTAATCAGATCAGCATAAGTAATAAGGTATCTGTCCTTCTCAGAAGATTCGTGAAAAGGCGATTCTTCATACTCATCTATCTGCGTATTTGCTCTTGCTCTCTTTGAGGAAGCATGCTTACCAGTCTGGATTTCACTAAAACCGGAATTTCGCCGCTTTGTAAAGCCAGAACTCCCTGCAATGAGAGTTGCATCATCTGTTTTTCGTCCAAGTGACATTTTTTTAATTTATCTGCTATTGGTAACCAAATTAAATTTGCTGTGAACACACCCCAGAGCGTTGCAATAAAAGCAGTGGCAATACTTTTTATTAAAGTAGTCGGTTCAGCACCAGCGTGAGATAAAGCCATTATCAAACCCATAACTGTTCCAAGTATCCCCATTGTTGGAGCATATCCACCCATTTTTGTAAAAATAAAAATGTTTGAATAATGTCTTTCCTGAATTGTTTTCATTTCAAGTTCAGCAAGGTCCTGTAATGTTTCAGGATCAGTTCCATCAATCGCATTTCTTAAAAGTTTTTTGCAGAAGAAGAAATCAATTTTTTCAATATCTCTTTCAATGGAAAGCAATCCTTCTTTTCTTGCTTTGAATGCAAGCTGAACGAAAGTGTTGATGATAGGATGAGGATTATAACTGGGTGGAAAGTATGCAAGCTTTATCAACTTAAAAATGTTTTTGAAATTTTCATATCCGAAACCGATTATAACAGCAGCAAAAGTTCCACCGAAAACAATAAGCATTGGTGGAAGTAAAAATAAAGCATTTACTGCTCCGCCTTCCCAAATAAATGCACCAAATACTGATACAATACCTAACAATAATCCATTAATTGTTCCGAACTTTTTTATCATAAGTAATCCAGAAGCGATTTAGGTAAAATTGTTGCAGCAAGTTTTTGAGAAAGTTGTAAGAGATAATCCTGATTCTGTAATTCGATGATTGCCTTTGCTACATCAACTCCATTAACCTGAGAATTGTTTTCAGTTATATCAAGATTTTGCTGCGTAAGCATACTTTCAATTGTTGTAAACTGATTGATGATATTTCCAATCTCAGATAGCTTTCCAATTACTTTAGAATTGAAAGCATTAACAGCTGCTCTTTGTTCTTCTGTTGGCGGAATTCCGTTTCTTAAATTATTGACAATAATCTTGAGTTGATTGAAAATATCAATATCCTGATTTGCATTTAACAGAACCTGATTAGTATCTGTTTCTCTCAACTGACTTAAATCAAGATTGAAATTGATTCTGTTGGATGGAACACTAATATTAATTACCGACGGAGATTTTCCATCAAGAGTTTCTAATGCACCTGTGGTTGGATTAAATGCAAGCTGAGCAGCTGTCGGAGAAGTAAAGATAGTATTCCCTCCGCCATCAGTTATATTATAAGTAAGCTGATATTGGTTAGCATTTGTTTTCTCAATGTTAACCTGGAGATTATATTCATTCCCGAGATTATCATAAACAGTTCTGCTTTGCGAAACAATTGTTCCAACTGATGAATTTTTATCAAGTGTCCCATCAGCAGAAACAATCGTTCCGAAAATTTCAATTCCGGTTATATTAATTCTCTGCTCAATTTCCTGACTAATTCTTACCTTATTATAACCTCTTATCTTTGTATTCTGTTCGATAGTTTGTCCATCTGAAGAATAAACAAATGGTTTAGCTGTTTGATCTGTTCCACCAAAGATATACTTACCATCTGCTTTTGAATTTGCAACATCAACCATTAATCGTAACGAGTTTTCAATCATATCAGCATAAAGACTCATATTTTGCTGATTGATTGGATTGTTAAGTTCTTCAAGTTTTCCAACGACATTTAAAACTTCATCCTGAATTGATTGCAAAGCAAAAGTTGTTTGATCGAGAAATGATAAACCTGTGTGAATATTTTTAAGATAAGTATCAATCTGACTTAACTGATTGTCATTTCTGATTACTTTGACAGCACCTGTTGGTGAGTCGGATGGCTTTTCGATTTTTACACCGGAAGATATCTGTCTTTGCCGAAGAGCAATTTTATCTTTGAGCTGATTTATACTTCCGATGTAATAATTAGACATCATTGTTTCGGTAATTCTCATCAGACCATCTCCAGAATTGTTTTTATCATTTCATCAGCTACTGTAATCAATTTGGCAGATGCTTCATAAGATCTCTGAAATTTCAATACATTTGTCATTTCTTCATCAATTGAAACTCCTGATAATGACTGCCGCTGATCTTCAAGCTGTGAAAGTACCATATTGTTTGCCTGAGCATAATTTGTTTGTAACAATGCATCATTGCCGATTCCGTTTATCAAAGCGGAATAAGCATCTACAACAGTTGCCCCGTTAACTATCTGAGCTTCACGCAAACCGGCTATTTGCAAAGCAATCTCTCCGTTTCCGTTACTTGCATCAGATGAGATTGCAATTAATGAAGGATTGTTAAGTATGTTCTGATTGACTTTAAGTACTCCGTTTTCATAGCTATCAAAAAAGTTAAGATCGGTTTGCGGTGGATTTGTTATTGAATAACCTTGCTTATGAACCTGATTTACGGCATCTACAAATGATGTAATTATCTGGTCAAGGTTTTTCTGATAAGCCGGAATCTTATCAGAATAAATTTCAGAAAGTGCATTGAGTTGTCCGCCGTTTAGAATAACAGGAATACCACCGTTCTTTAATTTTAATGTTAGTCTTCCATTGGATTCAGTAGCTTCAAATTCTGCAGAATGTAATCCATCAGCCGCCAAAGCTCCGCCAATTGATACATTGGCATTATTATTCTGATCATAAGTAACTGTGATATTAACAATCTGACTTAATTGCTGAATTAAGTCATCCCTTTTATCAAGAAGATCATTTACTGCTAATCCTTTGTAACTATTTGTGAATTGTTCTTTATTTATCTGATGAATCTGCTTTAATAATGTATTTATTGCCTGAACCTGATTATTAAATTCATCTTTAATATCCTGTTTTAATCGAGCAAAAGACTGATTGATGGTATTTACTTTGGTTGAAAGATTATTTGCTGCATTGATGACACTTAATCTTAAAGGTATTGAATTTGGTGATGTTGCAAGTTCATCGAAGCTGTTGAAGAATCCTGCAAACAAATTTGAAAGGCCGAGATCACCGGGTTCAGAAAAAAAACTTTCAATGTTATTAATTAACTGACCTTGTCTGCTGTTATTATAAAATTTTGAATTTGCTTCTCTGATGTGAGCTTCAATTAAAGAATCTCTGACCCTTTGAAC contains:
- a CDS encoding flagellar motor protein MotB — translated: MPQDQETPIIVKKVHKGHGHHGGAWKVAYADFVTAMMALFIVLWILGQDEKVVQNVAGYFKDPVGFSDKMRSIIEGKSDLPSIIDSAFIKRKMREEEEKQLESMGNEIINQLKNTPEFEKLADQVKIEIAKEGLRIEMIDSANDIFFEVGTSELKPEAIKLLEKISANLQKLPNKVVIEGHTDSRPYSGEGRGYSNFELSSERANAARRVLVLSGLPTGRVDEVRGYADTRLLDKNDPFSVVNRRISIVIKYATEEPE
- the motA gene encoding flagellar motor stator protein MotA; translated protein: MFVIIGIVVVLGAVLGGFTMAHGNIALLIQPAEFVTIIGAALGSLLIASPLSVIKKIFGSIPHLIKGVNFTKQDYLELLKSFNDLFLLAQRDGLLAIEKHVESPKDSEILSLSKTFINNHHASTFFSDTMKVMLSGGVPPHELEALIDAEIETFEMESKPVVNAISKVGDSFPGLGIVAAVLGIIVTMSSIDEGAATVGMHVAAALVGTFLGVLMAYGFVNPIATNLELQHELEKRYLETIKACIVAYAKGNPPIIAVEIARRTIFSDYRPSFQELENYIRGKSDK
- a CDS encoding response regulator, translating into MNNKPINILIVDDSDLTRSSLTKLFSDYQCNIITSIDGLDGIQKSLTTKPDIILLDILMPNLDGIKMLQVIKIIDELKKIPVIVISGNSNKTNLFACLEAGADKVITKPIDEDTLIKSIEEFTKRKLSHKTKSNELIVDNTIDELKKIYIKAFPQKEIQINKAIAERDKYAVGNIFHELKGVSASMGFPEVTEISRMIELALNSEKIDWNYIKNQTDEIISLIERKTFSFDGD
- the csrA gene encoding carbon storage regulator CsrA; its protein translation is MLILTRKLNDEINIDGEITIKIISISDNQVKLGIEAPRDVQIVRKEVLDRVKENTKDALNKIKDKPSEIKGLKIKKI
- the fliW gene encoding flagellar assembly protein FliW encodes the protein MKLKTDQFGEIEFSEDLILNFKEGLYGFEQLKKYLLIKTDDDLFYWLTSVDRPEICFPLVGTRIIDESFPEEENYEAFAIVTLNKDPLQITANLKAPVYINQDKKTGFQKIIDTDKYPINYKLFVES
- a CDS encoding OmpA/MotB family protein; amino-acid sequence: MAGSSGFTKRRNSGFSEIQTGKHASSKRARANTQIDEYEESPFHESSEKDRYLITYADLITLLLGLFILLYTASNLDIQKYEKMLSAFGNVFGTEVAKVKIDAMPEKVISTPLDKLKNDITQLISENGYSKSIRMEENERGITIHILEDIVFPSGSAELKSTSKLVLKRVADIIKKLPNDIRVEGHTDNIPINSTAFPSNWHLSVARALNTAYYLIKEEGVNPDKVSIVGYAEYKPIESNDTPYGRASNRRVDIVIIK
- a CDS encoding motility protein A, whose product is MIKKFGTINGLLLGIVSVFGAFIWEGGAVNALFLLPPMLIVFGGTFAAVIIGFGYENFKNIFKLIKLAYFPPSYNPHPIINTFVQLAFKARKEGLLSIERDIEKIDFFFCKKLLRNAIDGTDPETLQDLAELEMKTIQERHYSNIFIFTKMGGYAPTMGILGTVMGLIMALSHAGAEPTTLIKSIATAFIATLWGVFTANLIWLPIADKLKKCHLDEKQMMQLSLQGVLALQSGEIPVLVKSRLVSMLPQREQEQIRR
- the flgL gene encoding flagellar hook-associated protein FlgL, whose translation is MRITETMMSNYYIGSINQLKDKIALRQRQISSGVKIEKPSDSPTGAVKVIRNDNQLSQIDTYLKNIHTGLSFLDQTTFALQSIQDEVLNVVGKLEELNNPINQQNMSLYADMIENSLRLMVDVANSKADGKYIFGGTDQTAKPFVYSSDGQTIEQNTKIRGYNKVRISQEIEQRINITGIEIFGTIVSADGTLDKNSSVGTIVSQSRTVYDNLGNEYNLQVNIEKTNANQYQLTYNITDGGGNTIFTSPTAAQLAFNPTTGALETLDGKSPSVINISVPSNRINFNLDLSQLRETDTNQVLLNANQDIDIFNQLKIIVNNLRNGIPPTEEQRAAVNAFNSKVIGKLSEIGNIINQFTTIESMLTQQNLDITENNSQVNGVDVAKAIIELQNQDYLLQLSQKLAATILPKSLLDYL
- the flgK gene encoding flagellar hook-associated protein FlgK; the encoded protein is MAITKIFDISSRSLSVYRRALEVTSHNIANANNPAFSRQRIIFETDISDLNAGKVWGNGVRISDVQRVRDSLIEAHIREANSKFYNNSRQGQLINNIESFFSEPGDLGLSNLFAGFFNSFDELATSPNSIPLRLSVINAANNLSTKVNTINQSFARLKQDIKDEFNNQVQAINTLLKQIHQINKEQFTNSYKGLAVNDLLDKRDDLIQQLSQIVNITVTYDQNNNANVSIGGALAADGLHSAEFEATESNGRLTLKLKNGGIPVILNGGQLNALSEIYSDKIPAYQKNLDQIITSFVDAVNQVHKQGYSITNPPQTDLNFFDSYENGVLKVNQNILNNPSLIAISSDASNGNGEIALQIAGLREAQIVNGATVVDAYSALINGIGNDALLQTNYAQANNMVLSQLEDQRQSLSGVSIDEEMTNVLKFQRSYEASAKLITVADEMIKTILEMV